A window of Leptotrichia wadei contains these coding sequences:
- a CDS encoding pseudouridine synthase: protein MRLNKFIAETGFCSRRKADELINEGRVTVNKQEAIIGMDIKPEDVVRIDGERVKLNTRYEYYILNKPKRVLCSNEDKFGRKLAIDFIKSRARLFTYGRLDFMTEGLIIISNDGDIYNHVMHPRKKLYKSYIAKVSREIDDKDLEALQYGVVVDGKRTAPAKVKKIDKKELRIAIFEGRNRQIRKMLETLGYNVNSLKRIKVGELTLGHLKVGEYRALNEDEIKYLKNL from the coding sequence ATGAGATTAAATAAATTTATAGCCGAAACGGGATTTTGTTCTCGTAGGAAGGCTGATGAACTGATAAATGAAGGAAGAGTTACGGTAAATAAGCAAGAAGCGATTATTGGAATGGACATAAAGCCTGAAGATGTTGTTAGAATTGATGGAGAAAGAGTAAAACTTAACACAAGATACGAATATTATATTTTAAACAAGCCAAAAAGAGTGCTTTGTTCAAATGAAGATAAATTTGGACGTAAACTTGCGATTGACTTTATAAAATCACGTGCCAGACTTTTTACTTACGGAAGACTGGACTTTATGACAGAAGGTCTAATTATAATCAGTAACGATGGAGATATCTACAATCATGTAATGCACCCAAGAAAAAAACTATACAAGAGCTATATTGCTAAAGTTAGCCGTGAAATTGATGATAAAGACCTCGAAGCATTGCAATATGGAGTTGTAGTTGACGGAAAAAGAACAGCACCTGCTAAAGTTAAAAAAATTGACAAAAAGGAACTTAGAATTGCAATTTTTGAAGGGAGAAACCGTCAGATAAGAAAAATGCTGGAAACATTGGGATATAACGTTAATTCATTGAAACGGATTAAAGTGGGAGAACTTACACTTGGGCATTTGAAAGTGGGAGAATACCGTGCTTTGAATGAAGATGAAATTAAATATTTGAAAAATTTATAA